A genomic stretch from Peromyscus eremicus chromosome 6, PerEre_H2_v1, whole genome shotgun sequence includes:
- the Tdrkh gene encoding tudor and KH domain-containing protein, with the protein MSTERTSWTNLSTIQKIALGLGIPASATVAYILYRRYRESREERLTFVGEDDIEIEMRVPQEAVKLIIGRQGANIKQLRKQTGARIDVDTEDVGDERVLLISGFPVQVCKAKAAIHQILTENTPVVEQLSVPQRSVGRIIGRGGETIRSICKASGAKITCDKESEGTLLLSRLIKISGTQKEVATAKHLILEKVSEDEELRKRIAHSAETRVPRKQPISVRREEVTEPGGAGEAALWKNASSSMGPAAPLEVPLRKGGGDMVVAGPKEGSWEKPNDDSFQNSGAQSSPETSMFEIPSPDFSFHADEYLEVYVSASEHPNHFWIQIIGSRSLQLDKLVSEMTQHYENSLPEDLAVRVGDIVAAPLSTNGSWYRARILGTLENGNLDLYFVDFGDNGDCPLKDLRALRSDFLSLPFQAIECSLARIAPSGEQWEEEALDEFDRLTHCADWKPLVAKISSYVQTGISTWPKIYLYDTSNGKKLDIGLELVRKGYAVQLPEDIEENRTVPDMLKDMDTETDASLASILTETKKSPEEIPHTLSCLSLSEAASMSGDDNLEDDLF; encoded by the exons ATGTCCACTGAACGAACTTCATGGACAAACCTGTCCACTATTCAAAAAATAGCCCTGGGTCTTGGAATCCCAGCAAGTGCAACAGTTGCCTACATCCTATATCGCCGATATAGGGAAAGCAGAG AAGAACGATTGACATTTGTTGGAGAAGATGACATTGAGATAGAGATGCGGGTTCCCCAGGAGGCTGTGAAGCTCATCATTGGTCGACAAGGCGCCAATATTAAACAG TTGCGGAAACAGACAGGCGCTCGGATTGACGTGGACACGGAGGATGTAGGCGATGAGCGAGTACTGCTCATCAGTGGTTTTCCTGTTCAGGTGTGCAAGGCCAAAGCAGCAATCCATCAGATCCTGACAGAAAACACCCCAGTGGTGGAGCAGCTCTCAGTCCCCCAGAGATCTGTGGGCAGAATCATAG GGAGAGGTGGCGAGACGATTCGTTCTATCTGTAAGGCTTCTGGAGCCAAAATCACTTGTGACAAAGAGTCAGAGGGAACGTTGCTACTGTCAAGACTTATCAAAATCTCAGGAACACAGAAGGAAGTGGCAACAGCTAAG CATCTGATACTGGAGAAAGTTTCAGAAGATGAAGAACTTCGGAAAAGAATTGCCCATTCTGCAGAAACCAGGGTCCCACGAAAGCAGCCAATCAGTGTGAGAAGAGAGGAAGTGACCGAGCCCGGTGGAGCTGGCGAAGCAGCTTTATGGAAGAATGCCAGTTCTAGCATGGGACCGGCTGCACCCCTGGAGGTTCCTCTCCGCAAAGGAGGTGGTGATATGGTTGTTGCAGGACCAAAAGAAGGTTCCTGGGAGAAACCTAATGATGACAGCTTTCAGAATTCTGGTGCCCAGAGCAGTCCAGAGACATCCATGTTTGAAA ttcccagtccTGACTTCAGTTTCCATGCTGATGAGTACCTAGAAGTCTACGTTTCTGCTTCTGAACACCCTAACCACTTCTGGATCCAAATCATTGGCTCCCGCAGCCTCCAATTGGATAAACTTGTCAGTGAGATGACCCAGCACTATGAGAATAGTCTG CCTGAAGACTTGGCTGTGCGTGTAGGAGACATTGTAGCAGCACCTTTATCTACAAATGGTTCCTGGTATCGAGCCCGGATTCTCGGTACCTTGGAAAATGGGAACTTGGACCTCTACTTTGTTGACTTTGGAGATAATGGAGATTGCCCACTGAAGGATCTCAGGGCTCTCAG gAGTGACTTCCTAAGTCTTCCATTTCAAGCAATAGAATGCAGTCTAGCACGGATTGCCCCCTCAG GTGAACAGTGGGAAGAGGAAGCTCTAGATGAGTTTGACAGACTCACTCACTGTGCTGACTGGAAGCCCCTGGTGGCCAAGATCTCTAGCTATGTCCAGACTGGAATCTCAACTTGGCCAAAAATCTATTTATATGATACCAGCAATGGGAAG AAACTTGATATTGGGTTAGAATTAGTTCGTAAAGGCTATGCAGTCCAACTTCCTGAAGACATTGAAGAAAACAGAACTGTCCCAGATATGTTGAAGGACATG GACACAGAAACAGATGCTTCTCTTGCCAGCATACTCACTGAGACCAAAAAAAGCCCTGAAGAGATACCACATACCCTGTCCTGCCTCAGTTTATCAG AAGCTGCCTCTATGTCTGGTGATGATAACCTTGAAGACGACTTATTCTGA
- the Oaz3 gene encoding LOW QUALITY PROTEIN: ornithine decarboxylase antizyme 3 (The sequence of the model RefSeq protein was modified relative to this genomic sequence to represent the inferred CDS: deleted 1 base in 1 codon), producing the protein MTAARRDRGRTPRRRSRALWAARGAPEWRGCRLRRDPGTRKKLPCNRSRPSLYSLSYIKRGKTRNYLYPIWSPYAYYLYCYKYQITLREKMLPCCYKSITYKEQEDLTLRPQRCCLPCCVPCCLQCSESLGGLQVGRSTEQEKDHGQLKELYSAGNLTVLTTDPLLHQDPVQLDFRFRLTPHSSAHWHGLLCDHRLFLDIPYQTLDQGNRESLTATLEYVEEKTNVDSVFVNFQKDRKDRGALLRAFSYMGFEVVRPDHPALPPWDNVIFMVYPLERDLGRPGQ; encoded by the exons ATGACCGCGGCGCGGAGAGACCGAGGGAGGACCCCGCGCAGGCGCAGCCGAGCCCTCTGGGCTGCCCGCGGCGCGCCTGAGTGGCGCGGCTGCAGGCTCCGCCGAGACCCAGGGACCCGGA AGAAACTGCCTTGTAACAGGTCCCGcccctctctctactcccttTCTTATATCAAGAGGGGAAAAACACGGAACTACCTCTACCCCATCTGGTCACCATACGCCTATTACCTCTACTGTTACAAATACCAGATCACCCTCCGGGAGAAGATGCTGCCTTGTTGTTACAAAAG CATCACGTATAAAGAACAGGAGGACCTGACACTCCGGCCCCAACGCTGCTGCCTCCCGTGCTGCGTCCCGTGCTGCCTCCAGTGCTCC GAGTCCCTAGGAGGCCTCCAGGTGGGCAGAAGCACTGAGCAGGAAAAAGACCACGGCCAGCTTAAAGAACTGTATTCA GCTGGGAACCTGACAGTGCTAACAACTGACCCCCTGCTTCACCAAGATCCAGTTCAGTTAGACTTCCGCTTCCGTCTCACCCCCCATTCCTCTGCTCATTGGCACGGCCTTCTGTGTGACCACCGACTCTTCCTGGATATCCCATATCAGACCTTGGATCAAGGCAACCGAGAAAG TTTGACAGCAACACTGGAGTATGTGGAGGAGAAGACCAATGTGGACTCTGTGTTTGTGAACTTCCAAAAAGATCGGAAGGACAGAG GTGCCCTGCTGCGAGCCTTTAGCTACATGGGCTTTGAGGTGGTCAGACCAGATCatcctgctctccctccctggGACAATGTCATCTTCATGGTGTATCCCCTTGAAAGGGACCTTGGCCggcctggccagtga
- the Mrpl9 gene encoding large ribosomal subunit protein bL9m, with product MAASVATRSRALLWAGAARLRQGGVGELLRARIEGGTPGRDFSLSHYRSTVIVERWWKVPLAGEGRKPRLHRRHRVYKLVEDTKHRPQDLLELILTQSVDEIGVRGDLVSVKKSVGRNKLLPQGLAVYASPENKKLFEEEKLLRQQGKLEKIQTKAGEATVKFLRSCHLEVGMKNNVKWELNPEIVARHFFKNLGVVVAPHALKLPEDPITRWGEYWCDVTVNGLDTVRVPMSVVLFQKPKTKRYKHWLAQQAARTTAPTSSQAV from the exons ATGGCCGCCTCCGTGGCTACGCGGAGCAGGGCTCTGCTGTGGGCTGGTGCTGCACGGCTGCGGCAAGGAGGCGTCGGGGAGCTACTGCGGGCGCGAATTGAAGGGGGCACCCCGGGGCGTGACTTCAGTCTCTCTCATTACCGG AGCACGGTCATCGTGGAACGCTGGTGGAAGGTGCCGCTAGCCGGAGAGGGCCGGAAGCCGCGCCTGCACCGGCGACACCGCGTGTATAAGCTGGTGGAGGACACGAAACACCGACCCCAAGACCTCCTGGAGCTCATCCTCACGCAGTCCGTGGACG AAATTGGAGTCCGGGGTGATCTGGTCTCCGTGAAAAAGTCTGTGGGTCGCAATAAACTCCTTCCTCAGGGGCTGGCTGTGTATGCATCTCCTGAAAATAAGAAGCTGTTTGAAGAGGAGAAATTG CTGAGACAACAAGGAAAACTAGAGAAGATCCAGACGAAGGCAGGAGAGGCG ACAGTGAAATTTCTGAGAAGCTGTCATCTAGAGGTGGGAATGAAGAACAACGTCAAATGGGAACTAAACCCTGAAATTGTTGCCCGCCATTTCTTCAAGAAT CTTGGTGTTGTGGTTGCCCCACATGCTCTGAAGTTACCAGAGGACCCTATCACGAGATGGGGCGAGTACTGGTGTGATGTGACT GTAAATGGACTCGACACTGTAAGGGTTCCTATGTCCGTGGTGCTCTTTCAGAAGCCCAAGACCAAAAGATACAAGCACTGGTTAGCCCAGCAGGCTGCCAGGACCACGGCCCCCACCAGCTCCCAGGCAGTCTGA